TTCGTGAAGATGGACACGCTGGCCGCGCGCGGCATGGAGCTGGTTGAGCAGGGCCATGTGAAGTTCGTGCCCGAGAACTGGATCAACACGTACCGCCACTGGCTGGGCAACATCCAGGATTGGTGCATCAGCCGCCAGCTCACCTGGGGCCACCAGATCCCGGCGTGGTACACCAGCGAAGGCACCGTCATCGTCGCCCACGACGAGGCCGAGGCCACGACGCTTGCCGCCGCCCAGGGCTACACCGGCGCACTGCGCCGCGACCCGGATGTGCTCGAGACCTGGTTCTCGTCCTCGCTGTGGAGCCACTCCACGCTGGGCTGGCCCGATCCGCAGGCACAGGCCGAGCGCGGCTTCGATCGCTACCTGCCGACCAACGTGCTGGTCACCGGCTTCGACATCATCTTCTTCTGGGTTGCCCGGATGATCATGATGACCGACCACTTCACCGGCGAAGTGCCGTTCAAGGATGTCTACGTCACGGGCCTGATCCGCGACAAGGACGGCCAGAAGATGTCGAAGTCGAAGGGTAACGTCCTCGATCCGCTCGACCTGATCGACGGCATCACCCTGGACGACCTGCTGGCCAAGCGGACGCGCGGGCTCATGCAGCCGAAGATGGCCGAGAAGATCGAAAAGGCCACGCGCAAGGAATTCGCCGAAGGCATCCCCGCGTTCGGCGCCGATGCGCTGCGCTTCACGTTTGCCTCGCTCGCCACGCATGGCCGCGATATCAAGTTCGACCTGGAGCGCGCCGCTGGCTACAAGGCGTTCGTCAACAAGCTGTGGAATGCCTCGCGCTTCGTGCTGATGAACCTGGGCGACGGCCCGGTGGCGAAGGTCGCCCCGTCCACGGAAGCCGAGCGCTGGATCCTCACCCGCCTGCGTGACACGCTGGCCACGGTAAAGGAACAGCTTGCGCTCTATCGTTTCGACCTTGCCTCGCAGGCACTGTACGAGTTCACCTGGAACGAGTTCTGCGACTGGTTCCTGGAGCTGTCCAAGCCGGCACTGAATGGCAGCGACGAAACGGCCATCGCCTCCACGCGCTACACCCTGGTGCATGTGCTGGAAACGCTGCTGCGCGCGCTGCATCCGCTCATTCCGTTCGTCACCGAAGAGATCTGGCAGAACGTGCGCCCGCTGCTCGGCATCGAAGGCGAGACGATCATGCTTCGCCCGTATCCGGAAGCCGAGGAAATCACGGGCGATACCGCGGCAACGGCGGAGATCGAATGGGTGAAGGACGTACTCACCGGCGTGCGCCGCATTCGCGCGGAAATGAACATCGCCCCGGGCAAGGTCATTCCGCTGCTGCTCGCCGATGGCGATGCGGCTGATCGTGCGCGTGCCGCCAAGTTTGCCGCACAGATCGCCTTCCTCGGCCGCGTGGAGACGCCGGTGTGGGTGGAAGGTGAAGAGCCCGCTGCCGCGGTGGCTGTCATCGGCGGCATGCGCGCGCTGATCCCGCTGGAAGGCCTGATCGACGTGGGCGCGGAGAAGACCCGCCTGGCCAAGGAAATTGCCCGCGTGGAAGGCGAGATCAAGAAGTGCGAAGCGAAGCTGGGCAACGCCAACTTCGTCGCCAATGCACCGGCGGAAGTGGTGGAGCAGGAGCGCCAGCGCATCACCGACTGGACCCGCCAGGCCGATGCCATGCGTGAGCAAGCCCGAAAGCTGGGCGGCTGACAGCATCTGTAGGAGCCCACCCTGTGGGCGACGCTGCCGCGAGACCACCGTGCGACCGGCGGCACTATCGCGAAAGATGTCGCCCACAGGGTGGGCTCCTACGAAAAAGCCCCGCTTACGCGGGGCTTTTTCTTACATATCGTGCTTGTTCACTTCGAACCCGCCACGCTTGTACTCCGTCCAGCGCGCTCGTGATCCCTCACGTTCCGCCGGATCGGCTGCGACCACCTCCAGCACGCGGTCGAACTGCCCCGGTGCACATACATCGCGCAAGTTGATCACCATCGGCCGGTCGGCGGTTTCCACGCCGGGCGGCACGATGAGTACAGCCGTGTTCTGGTCATCGTCATCCCCCGCCAGCTGGTGGGGGATGAAGGCGTCCTCGTCGAACGCCCACAGGTACTCGTCGATCGCCTCCGCCTGTTCAAAATCGCGGGTGAGGATCAACGTGGGCTGTTGGGCCGCGAACGCGCGCTTGGCGAGTTCGCACACCAGCAGCAGGGGATCCTCGCGGAAACGCGGCTTGTCGATCAGGTAGAAGTCGGCGCGCGGCATCGGGTGCTATCAGCCGGCGACGCGATCGAGCAGCCACTGCGCCAGCAGCGGCACCGGGCGGCCGGTGGCGAGGCCCTTGCGGCCCTCGTCCCACGCCGTGCCGGCGATATCCAGGTGCGCCCAGCGGCGGCCCTCGGTGAAGCGCGCCAGGAAGCAGCCCGCGGTGATGGCGCCAGCGTACTTGCCACCGATGTTCGCCACGTCGGCAAAGCCGGACTCGAGCTGAGACTGGTAGTCATCCCAAAGCGGCAGGCGCCAGGCGCGGTCGAGGGTGTCTTCGCCCGCCGAAAGCAGTTCGGCCGAGAGCGATTCGTCCTTGGTCATCAGGCCGGTAGCATGCTTGCCCAGGGCCACGACGCAGGCACCGGTCAGGGTGGCGGCATCGATCATGGTGTGCGGATCGAAGCGCTTGCCCGTGTAGGTGAGCGCATCGCACAGGATCAGGCGGCCTTCCGCATCGGTGTTCAGCACCTCGATGGTGATCCCTGCCATGCTGGTGAGCACGTCGCCCGGGCGGTAGGCATTGCCATCCGGCATGTTTTCCACGGCGGGGACGACGCAGACCAGGTTCACCGGCAGCTTCATCTTCACGGCCGATACGAAGGCACCGAGCACGCCGGCGGCGCCGCCCATGTCGAACTTCATTTCTTCCATGCCCGGGCCGGGCTTGATGCTGATGCCGCCGGTATCGAAAGTGATGCCCTTGCCCACGAAGGCGTAGGGACGCTCGCCATCCTTGCCACCGTTCCACTGCAAGACCACCAGGCGCGGCTCATTGGCCGAGCCGCGGGCCACGGCCAGCAGGGAGCCCATGCCCTCGCGCTCCATGTCGGCGCGGTCCAGGGCCTCGAACGAGACGCCGTCATGCGCCTCGGCAAAGGCGCGGGCCTGCTCGGCGATGTAGTTGGGGTTGCAGATGTTCGGCGGCAGGTTGCCCAGCTCGCGGGCGAAGCGGACGCCCTCGGCGATGGCGCGAGCCTGCTCCAGGCCGCCTTCGGCATCGGCCGGGCCAGCAAAGGTGACCGCGGCCAGCTCAGGCTGGGCCTTGTCACGCGGCTTCAGGGTGGCGGTATAGCGATACGCCGCATGATCGGTGGCCAGGGCGGCTACGCGAAGCTTCCAGTTGGCGTCGCGGCCCGGGACATCCACTTCGGTAAGCCAGCTGGCAGCCTCGGTGACCGGCAGGCGGCCGATGGCGCGGGCGGCCTCCAGGCTCACCCGCTGGTAGCGGGCGCTGTCGAAGGTCTTCTGGGCGCCCAGGCCCACGACCAGCACACGGGCGGCGGCCACGCCCGCCGGATGCAGCAGGGTAACGAGGTTGCCGACCTTGCCGGTAATATCGCCCGCTTCGACCAGGCGCTTGATGGCACCACCGGCGGCGGTATCGATCCGCGCCGCGGCGCTGGTCAGGACACCGTTCTCGTAGACACCGACCACGGCCACGGGGGTGGCGAAGGCTTCGGGAGCGTTGGAACCAAGGCTGAACTGAACCGTCATGACTTACCGTCCTGCAAAAGCCGCCCGGAGCCCGGACCAGCTAGACTTAAGGTTTGCCGGCCGGGATTGACGCGGCACCAACCGCGAATTCTACCAAATGCTCAGCATCCTCGACCGTTACTTCCTGCGAGAACTCGCCGCCGGCATCGTGGCCACGGCCATCGTGCTGCTGGTGATCTTCGCCGGCGGTGCCTTCGCGGGCGTCCTGCAGAAGGTCGCGAACGGCAGTATCCAGCCCAGCATCATGTTCGAGGTACTGGGCCTGCAGATGCTGGACCTGCTCTCCACCCTGCTGCCCATGGCCGCCTTCCTGGGCACCCTGATCGCCCTGGGCCGCATGTACCGCGAGAGCGAGATGCACGTGCTGGCGTCCTCCGGCATGGGCCCCCGCGGCATGCTGCGCCCCGTCACCCTGCTGGCCGTGCTGGCCACGATCCTGGTGGGCATCCTTTCCCTGTGGGCCGGCCCCTGGTCGGCGCGCAAGGCCGACCAGGTCATCGCCGCCGCCAACAAGTCCGTGATCGCCGCCGGCCTCGATGCGGGCCGCTTCACCGAACTGCCGGGCAAGGGCGGCATCATCTTCGTCGATACCCTGAGCCGTGACGGCACGGTCCTGGGCAAGACCTTCCTGGCCACCGACCGCGTGGATTCGGACGGCAACCCCCAGGTCCGGGTGGTGAATGCCAGGCACGGCCAGATGTACCAGGAGAGCAACGGGCAGGATCGCTTCCTCGCCCTGTACGACGGCTGGCAATTCGAGATCCCGCTGGCAGGCGACAACTGGCGGCGCATGAAGTACGTACGCAACGATGTGTCGCTTTCCAACATCAGCGATGACGACGAGGACACCGACCCGGCCCACGAATCCACCACGGTGGATCTGTTCAAGGCCGGCACAGCCGATGCGCTGGGTGAGCTGGTATCGCGCTTCGCCGCACCGGTGTCCACCCTCGTGCTGATGATGATGGTGCTGCCCATGTCGCGGCAGGCGCCACGCGATGCGCGTTACGGCCGCCTGCTGGTCGCCGTGCTCTCCTACTTCCTGTATGTGGTGTGGCAGCTCATCGCCCGCACACAGATCATCAAGGGCCACCTGCACACGTCGGTGCCGATCTGGGTGCTGCACGTCATCGTGTTTGCCGTGGCCGCCTGGTTCTTCTGGAAGCAGAACGCACCCCGTCGCGTAAAGGTGGCCGCGTAATGGCTACCTTCGCCATCAAACGTGCCGACCGCCTGATCGGTGCGAGCGTCCTGAGCACCTTGCTGCTGGTATGGCTGGTGCTCGCCGGTTTCGATTCGCTACAGCAGTTCGTGCGCCAGCTGGGCAACATCGGCAAGAACGGCTTCTCGCTGTACGACGCCATCGCTTACATCATGCTGACGGTGCCCCGGCGCCTGTACCAGATGTTCAGCAATGCGGCGCTTATTGGCGGTTTGCTGGGCCTGGGCGGCCTGGCTGCCACCGGCGAGCTCACCGCGCTGCGCGCCGCGGGCATGTCCAAGCTGCGCATCGCTGTCTCGGCCGCGGGCGTCGTGGCCTTTATCACCATCCTCGTGGTGATCATGGGCGAGACCATCGCACCGTACGGTGACCAGCATGCCCAGGCCATCCAGGTACGCATGCGCTCGAGCAACCTGGGTTCCACCAGCAGTGGCCTGTGGGCGCGCGATGCGGGCAAGATCATCAACGCCAAGTCCGCCATCGCCACGCAGGAAGGCGACCTCACCACGGTGAAACTGGTGGACGTGCGCGTCTTCACGTTCACGCCCGATGGCCAGGTCGCGGAGTTCTCCCACGGCGACAGCGCGATCCACGACGGTAACCAGTGGGTGATGACCAACGTGCGCACGACCACGCGTGACGACGCTGGCATTCATAGCCTGACCGCGCCGACGCAGACCTGGAAATCCCGGCTGAACCCGCATGTGCTGGAACAGTCGATCATCCACCCCGAATACCTTTCCATGTCCGACCTGCGCCGGAACATGCGCTACCTCGAATCGAACGGGCAGAACCCGGGTGCCTACGCCGTAGCGTTCTGGGGGCGGGTCATCTTCCCGTTCAACGTGCTGGTGCTGGTGCTCTGCGCCATGCCGTTCGCCTTCGGTTCGTTGCGCTCGGGCGGCTTCGGCAAGCGCCTGTTCATCGGCATCATCCTGGCGATCGGCTGGTACTTCCTGCAGGGCGCCATGGTGAACTTCGGTACGGTGTACGGGCTGCCGCCGCTGCTCGCCAACCTGCTGCCCACGACCCTGCTGGTAGCAGGCGCGCTGGCCTATTTCAGGCGTTTCGGCTAGCCAGCCGCCTCATGCGGCGACGCTGTCCAGCGCCGCCGCCAGGCTGTCTCCCGTCAAGGGCTTGCGCAGCAGCCCGTCCATGCCCGCGGCACGTACCGCGTCGACCTCGTCACCGGCCGACCGCGCGGTCACGGCGATGATGGGAATGGATGCCTTGCCATCCATGCGCCGGACCATCCGCGCGACCTGGAATCCGTCCATGATGGGCAAATCCAGATCGAGCAGGACCATGTCGAACGATCCACGCGCAAGCTCGGCGAGGGCCAGCAGGCCATCGCCAACCACGCGTACATCGTGGCCGCGCTCTCGCAGCAGGGCCGCTATGACATCGGCGACGACGCTGTCATCCTCGACGAGCAGCACGCGCCATGCCGTATCAGGGACCACCTGCGCCATGCCCGCCGCGCACGCGCGCCCATCACAAGTGCATGCAGGCAATGGCAAGGCCACGGTGAACGCGCTGCCGACACCAGGCACGCTTTCCACGCCG
Above is a genomic segment from Luteibacter aegosomatissinici containing:
- the lptG gene encoding LPS export ABC transporter permease LptG translates to MATFAIKRADRLIGASVLSTLLLVWLVLAGFDSLQQFVRQLGNIGKNGFSLYDAIAYIMLTVPRRLYQMFSNAALIGGLLGLGGLAATGELTALRAAGMSKLRIAVSAAGVVAFITILVVIMGETIAPYGDQHAQAIQVRMRSSNLGSTSSGLWARDAGKIINAKSAIATQEGDLTTVKLVDVRVFTFTPDGQVAEFSHGDSAIHDGNQWVMTNVRTTTRDDAGIHSLTAPTQTWKSRLNPHVLEQSIIHPEYLSMSDLRRNMRYLESNGQNPGAYAVAFWGRVIFPFNVLVLVLCAMPFAFGSLRSGGFGKRLFIGIILAIGWYFLQGAMVNFGTVYGLPPLLANLLPTTLLVAGALAYFRRFG
- a CDS encoding valine--tRNA ligase gives rise to the protein MDKSFEPSLIESKWYAQWEANGYFKPSGKGTPYTIMLPPPNVTGTLHMGHAFQHTIMDTLVRYHRMRGYDTLWQLGTDHAGIATEMVVTRQLNAEGKQRSDFDRDSFIARVWEWKKESGGTIGRQMRRMGVSGDWSREVFTMDEGPSKAVVETFTRLHQEGLIYRGQKLVNWDPVLKTAISDLEVVSEEEDGSLWSIRYPLADGSGELIVATTRPETMLGDVAVAVHPEDERYAHLIGHMLALPLSDRQIPIIADDYVEKDFGTGCVKITPAHDFNDYAIGQRHNLPMINILTDDAAINDAAPEKYRGMDRYVARKAVLADLEAQELLVETKKHKLQVPRGDRTGQVIEPYLTWQWFVKMDTLAARGMELVEQGHVKFVPENWINTYRHWLGNIQDWCISRQLTWGHQIPAWYTSEGTVIVAHDEAEATTLAAAQGYTGALRRDPDVLETWFSSSLWSHSTLGWPDPQAQAERGFDRYLPTNVLVTGFDIIFFWVARMIMMTDHFTGEVPFKDVYVTGLIRDKDGQKMSKSKGNVLDPLDLIDGITLDDLLAKRTRGLMQPKMAEKIEKATRKEFAEGIPAFGADALRFTFASLATHGRDIKFDLERAAGYKAFVNKLWNASRFVLMNLGDGPVAKVAPSTEAERWILTRLRDTLATVKEQLALYRFDLASQALYEFTWNEFCDWFLELSKPALNGSDETAIASTRYTLVHVLETLLRALHPLIPFVTEEIWQNVRPLLGIEGETIMLRPYPEAEEITGDTAATAEIEWVKDVLTGVRRIRAEMNIAPGKVIPLLLADGDAADRARAAKFAAQIAFLGRVETPVWVEGEEPAAAVAVIGGMRALIPLEGLIDVGAEKTRLAKEIARVEGEIKKCEAKLGNANFVANAPAEVVEQERQRITDWTRQADAMREQARKLGG
- a CDS encoding DNA polymerase III subunit chi, which translates into the protein MPRADFYLIDKPRFREDPLLLVCELAKRAFAAQQPTLILTRDFEQAEAIDEYLWAFDEDAFIPHQLAGDDDDQNTAVLIVPPGVETADRPMVINLRDVCAPGQFDRVLEVVAADPAEREGSRARWTEYKRGGFEVNKHDM
- a CDS encoding leucyl aminopeptidase, translated to MTVQFSLGSNAPEAFATPVAVVGVYENGVLTSAAARIDTAAGGAIKRLVEAGDITGKVGNLVTLLHPAGVAAARVLVVGLGAQKTFDSARYQRVSLEAARAIGRLPVTEAASWLTEVDVPGRDANWKLRVAALATDHAAYRYTATLKPRDKAQPELAAVTFAGPADAEGGLEQARAIAEGVRFARELGNLPPNICNPNYIAEQARAFAEAHDGVSFEALDRADMEREGMGSLLAVARGSANEPRLVVLQWNGGKDGERPYAFVGKGITFDTGGISIKPGPGMEEMKFDMGGAAGVLGAFVSAVKMKLPVNLVCVVPAVENMPDGNAYRPGDVLTSMAGITIEVLNTDAEGRLILCDALTYTGKRFDPHTMIDAATLTGACVVALGKHATGLMTKDESLSAELLSAGEDTLDRAWRLPLWDDYQSQLESGFADVANIGGKYAGAITAGCFLARFTEGRRWAHLDIAGTAWDEGRKGLATGRPVPLLAQWLLDRVAG
- the lptF gene encoding LPS export ABC transporter permease LptF; the protein is MLSILDRYFLRELAAGIVATAIVLLVIFAGGAFAGVLQKVANGSIQPSIMFEVLGLQMLDLLSTLLPMAAFLGTLIALGRMYRESEMHVLASSGMGPRGMLRPVTLLAVLATILVGILSLWAGPWSARKADQVIAAANKSVIAAGLDAGRFTELPGKGGIIFVDTLSRDGTVLGKTFLATDRVDSDGNPQVRVVNARHGQMYQESNGQDRFLALYDGWQFEIPLAGDNWRRMKYVRNDVSLSNISDDDEDTDPAHESTTVDLFKAGTADALGELVSRFAAPVSTLVLMMMVLPMSRQAPRDARYGRLLVAVLSYFLYVVWQLIARTQIIKGHLHTSVPIWVLHVIVFAVAAWFFWKQNAPRRVKVAA